In the genome of Nitrospirota bacterium, one region contains:
- a CDS encoding cytochrome-c peroxidase, with protein MSLQTLMRIVAVGLFVVALSPRSGLGEEPNLALGQLPKARIPAHNLQFDAKVELGKLLFFDARLSKDGSVSCASCHVPAAGFADPRQFSIGVGGKQGGRNAPPAMNAAYNHLQFWDGRAGSLEEQALGPIQNPIEMAETLEHVVKKLNKVKGYRTRFQAVFGTGVTPEGIAKAIAAFERTLVSTNSPFDRYMAGDKGALSESARRGLELFQGKARCVLCHNGPNFSDNKFHNIGVPQAGPLKEDPGRYAVTKRDADKGAFKTPGLRSVALTAPYMHTGGFQTLEEVVEFYNKGGEAVPGKDPFMSALSLADQEKQDLVEFMKSLTGDLTGMALPKLP; from the coding sequence ATGAGCCTGCAGACCTTGATGCGGATCGTCGCAGTCGGATTGTTCGTCGTCGCTCTAAGCCCCCGGAGCGGCCTGGGCGAAGAGCCGAACCTCGCCCTCGGCCAGTTGCCGAAAGCGCGAATTCCCGCTCACAACCTGCAGTTCGACGCGAAGGTGGAACTGGGCAAGCTGCTGTTCTTCGACGCCCGGCTCTCCAAGGACGGCAGCGTGAGCTGCGCCAGCTGCCACGTGCCGGCGGCCGGGTTCGCCGATCCGCGCCAGTTCTCGATCGGGGTCGGCGGCAAACAGGGCGGCCGCAACGCGCCTCCGGCGATGAACGCCGCCTACAACCACCTCCAGTTCTGGGACGGCCGGGCCGGCTCGCTGGAGGAGCAGGCGCTGGGGCCCATCCAGAATCCGATCGAGATGGCCGAGACCCTGGAGCACGTCGTGAAGAAGCTCAACAAGGTCAAGGGCTACCGGACCCGCTTTCAGGCCGTGTTCGGAACCGGCGTGACGCCGGAGGGCATCGCCAAGGCCATCGCGGCCTTCGAGCGCACGCTGGTCTCGACCAACTCGCCCTTCGACCGGTACATGGCCGGCGACAAGGGTGCCCTGTCCGAGTCGGCGCGGCGCGGGCTGGAGCTGTTCCAAGGAAAAGCTCGCTGCGTGCTCTGCCACAACGGGCCCAACTTTTCCGACAACAAGTTCCACAACATCGGCGTGCCGCAGGCGGGGCCGCTCAAGGAGGACCCGGGCCGCTATGCGGTCACCAAGCGGGACGCGGACAAGGGTGCCTTCAAGACCCCTGGCCTCCGGAGCGTGGCGCTCACCGCGCCCTACATGCACACGGGCGGCTTCCAGACGCTCGAGGAGGTCGTGGAGTTCTACAACAAGGGCGGGGAGGCGGTGCCGGGGAAGGACCCGTTCATGAGCGCGCTGAGCCTGGCGGACCAGGAGAAGCAGGACCTCGTCGAGTTCATGAAGAGCCTGACCGGGGACCTGACCGGCATGGCCCTGCCGAAGCTGCCGTAA
- a CDS encoding TIGR00730 family Rossman fold protein, which produces MSRERAKRAKLLQALLNAPSYRRADRDPEFLARDDLRPVRLQLELLKPELIQREEGIRSTVVVFGSARLCEPAQARKRLAEAEAALSKRPKDPERRRAAAIARRRLALSPYYDEARKFGCLVSSVCQVNGRCEYVVVTGGGPGIMEAANRGAADAGGKSMGLNITLPQEQRPNPYITPSLCFQFRYFALRKMHFLLRARALVAFPGGFGTMDELFDALTLLQTGKVSGVTVVLVGRAFWERAINWTLLVEEGLIGREDLRLFHYAETAEEAWNIIAASQKGQPPPNLLDDPPA; this is translated from the coding sequence ATGAGCCGTGAGCGGGCCAAGCGAGCCAAGCTCCTCCAAGCCCTCCTCAACGCCCCTTCCTACCGACGAGCCGACCGGGACCCCGAGTTTCTTGCCCGCGACGACCTGCGCCCCGTGCGCCTGCAGCTCGAACTGCTGAAACCGGAGCTGATCCAGCGGGAGGAAGGCATCCGCTCGACCGTGGTGGTCTTCGGGAGCGCCCGCCTCTGCGAACCGGCCCAAGCGCGGAAGCGGCTGGCGGAGGCGGAGGCCGCCCTGTCGAAGAGGCCCAAGGACCCGGAGCGGCGGCGGGCCGCGGCCATCGCGCGACGCCGTCTCGCGCTTTCCCCCTACTACGACGAAGCCCGCAAGTTCGGCTGCCTGGTCTCCTCCGTCTGCCAGGTGAACGGACGGTGTGAGTACGTGGTGGTCACGGGCGGCGGACCCGGGATCATGGAGGCGGCCAACCGGGGCGCGGCCGACGCGGGCGGCAAATCCATGGGGCTGAACATCACGCTGCCCCAGGAGCAGCGGCCCAATCCCTACATCACCCCGTCGCTCTGTTTTCAGTTCCGCTACTTCGCCCTCCGCAAGATGCACTTCCTGCTCCGGGCCCGGGCGCTCGTCGCCTTCCCCGGCGGGTTCGGCACGATGGACGAGCTGTTCGACGCGTTGACGCTCCTGCAGACGGGCAAGGTCAGCGGGGTGACCGTCGTGCTGGTCGGACGGGCCTTCTGGGAGCGGGCGATCAATTGGACCTTGCTGGTCGAGGAAGGCCTGATCGGCCGGGAGGACCTCCGGCTCTTCCATTACGCGGAAACGGCCGAGGAGGCCTGGAACATCATTGCGGCCAGCCAGAAGGGGCAGCCTCCTCCGAATCTGCTCGACGACCCGCCCGCATGA